One Panicum virgatum strain AP13 chromosome 9K, P.virgatum_v5, whole genome shotgun sequence genomic region harbors:
- the LOC120651016 gene encoding type I inositol polyphosphate 5-phosphatase 4-like, whose translation MRDGGGGGGNSKMSKLSWSKSLVRKWFNIRGKSHDFHADAVAAGTGRSGGGDDDWMDGGFTRRDSSCGAKKSRTERPSRRSHERSRRSKIDLDAAEATVMLDYRIFAATWNVGGHAPPGSLSLDDWLRTSPPADIYVLGFQEIVPLNAGNVLGAEDNGPARKWVSLVRRTLNSLPGSSGGGGSGSLQTPSPAPYPVAEMDADFEGSRQNNPSFFHRRSFQAGLSRSLRADGDILAGPGPGPARLERRYSVNDRVMYGSRPSDYEANCRWGGGAQSDDEDDGGGGAGSPSTTFSPMSHAYGNAPPPTEEYNNGSAARGPARYCLVASKQMVGLFLMIWARKEMKNDIRNLKVSCVGRGLMGYLGNKGSISISMLLHQTSFCFVCSHLTSGQKDGDEHRRNSDVMEILRKTRFPRVYGQYERCPETILEHDRIIWLGDLNYRIALSYRSVKALVEMRNWKALLEKDQLRSEQRGGRVFPGWNEGRIYFPPTYKYSNNSDKYAGDDMNQKEKKRTPAWCDRILWYGRGLSQLSYVRGESRFSDHRPVYSMFSAEVESINHSRIQKMSSWSSQLDIEELLPYSYGYTDINPYGYTDLNFF comes from the exons ATgagggatggcggcggcggcggcggcaacagcaAGATGAGCAAG CTGTCGTGGTCCAAGAGCCTCGTGAGGAAGTGGTTCAACATCAGGGGCAAGTCCCATGACTTCCACGCCGATGCCGTGGCTGCGGGGACTGGGAGGTCAG GTGGAGGAGATGATGACTGGATGGATGGCGGCTTCACCAGGAGGGACTCCTCCTGCGGCGCCAAGAAGAGCAGGACAG AGAGGCCGTCGCGGAGGAGCCACGAGCGGTCGCGGCGCAGCAAGATcgacctcgacgccgccgaggcCACCGTCATGCTGGACTACAGGATCTTCGCCGCGACATGGAATGTCGGTGGCCACGCGCCGCCGGGCTCCCTCAGCCTCGACGACTGGCTccgcacctcgccgccggccgacaTCTACGTCCTCGG GTTCCAAGAGATCGTCCCGTTGAACGCCGGCAACGTCCTCGGCGCCGAGGACAACGGCCCGGCGAGGAAGTGGGTGTCGCTGGTCAGGCGGACTCTGAACAGCCTGCCGGggagtagcggcggcggcggcagcgggagcctgcagacgccgtcgccggcgccgtacCCGGTGGCGGAGATGGACGCCGACTTCGAGGGGTCGAGGCAGAACAACCCGTCCTTCTTCCACCGGCGGTCGTTCCAGGCCGGGCTCAGCCGGAGCCTGCGGGCGGACGGCGACATCCtcgccggccccggccccggcccggccAGGCTCGAGCGGCGGTACAGCGTCAACGACCGCGTCATGTACGGCAGCAGGCCCAGCGACTACGAGGCCAACTGccggtggggcggcggcgcccagtccgacgacgaggacgacggcggcggcggcgccgggtcgCCGAGCACCACGTTCTCTCCAATGTCGCACGCATACGGCAACGCTCCTCCGCCCACGGAAGAATACAATAATGGGTCGGCAGCTCGCGGTCCTGCTAG GTACTGCCTGGTTGCAAGCAAGCAGATGGTTGGATTGTTCCTGATGATTTGGGCTCGGAAAGAGATGAAGAACGACATAAGGAATCTGAAGGTGTCCTGTGTTGGGAGAGGATTAATGGGCTATCTTGGAAATAAG GGTTCAATTTCCATTAGCATGTTATTGCACCAAACAAGCTTTTGCTTCGTCTGCAGTCATCTAACATCAGGTCAGAAAGATGGCGATGAGCACCGCAGGAACTCCGATGTAATGGAGATTCTGAGGAAGACCAGGTTCCCGAGGGTTTATGGGCAGTATGAGAGGTGCCCGGAAACAATCTTGGAGCATGA CCGGATAATCTGGCTTGGGGATCTCAATTATCGCATCGCACTTTCCTATCGATCAGTGAAGGCGCTTGTCGAGATGCGTAACTGGAAAGCACTGCTGGAAAAAGATCAG CTGAGGAGTGAGCAAAGAGGTGGTCGTGTGTTTCCTGGCTGGAATGAGGGGAGGATATACTTCCCACCAACCTACAAGTACTCCAACAATTCTGACAAATACGCTGGAGATGACATGAACCAAAAGGAGAAGAAGAGAACTCCAGCATG GTGTGATCGCATTTTGTGGTATGGAAGGGGCCTTAGCCAACTCTCATATGTTCGGGGAGAGTCTCGCTTCTCGGACCACAGACCTGTCTACAGTATGTTCAGTGCAGAAGTGGAATCGATCAATCACAGCCGAATTCAGAAGATGAGTTCTTGGAGCTCCCAGTTGGACATAGAAGAATTACTGCCATACTCGTATGGGTACACTGACATCAATCCTTATGGATATACTGAtctcaatttcttttga